ctctctctctctctctctctctctccctctctctctctcccctctccctctctctctctctctctctcccccctctctctctctctctctctctctcccccctctctctctctctccctctctctctctcccctctccctctctctctctctctctctctctccctctctctctctctctgtccctctctctctgtgtctctatcatccctgagtgtctccctctctctcacccctccctctctccctctctctctctctctctcccccccccctctctctctctctcccctctctcctccctctctctctccctctctctccctctctctctctctccctctccctctctctcccctctctcccccctctccctctctctccctctctctctctctccctctccctctctctcccctctctctcccctctctctctctctccctctctctctctcccctctccctctctctctctctctctctctctctccctctctctctctctctctccctctctctccctctccctctctctctctctcccctctctcctccctctctctctctctctctcccccctctctctctctctctctctctgtctctctctctccccctctctctctctctctccccccctctctctctctctctctctctctcccctctctcccccctctctctccctctctctctccctccctctctctctagctctcaGCCACTCGTTCTCTCCCGGCTCCATGTCGGCCTACAGTCTCTCGTCCCTCAACATGAGCACGCTGCCCCGGAACATGTATCCCACGAGTCCACGGGGCACGTTGATGAGGAGGAAAGCCAAGAAGAAGGACTTCAAGAGCTCACGTgagtctgacctctgacctctgacctctgctgcGTTGATGGCGAACCTCATGTCGTGTTGTAGCTGAATCCTCTGACGTCCATTTTGTGAATTCAAGTAGACGTGGTGTTTACCTCAGAGCCTCATCTCGCCGTTCTCTCCTCCGTCAGTGTCTCTTGCGTCCAGCACCGTGGGGCTCGCTGGGCAGGTCGTTCACACGGAGACCACGGAGGTGACGTTGCTCGGCGACGGCATCATGGGCTTCGGCCTGCAGCTGCAGGGCGGAGTCTTCGCCACGGAAACGCTGTCCTCGCCGCCGCTCATCGCTTACATCGACCCCGACAGCCCCGCAgagaggtaacacacacacggaaactCAAACACTAAATATtagtttattctttttaaatggttatatatttttctttgtattattttgatttcaataattatcataatatttgtattgattgtttatctattattattattattttcttgttttgttgtttatatttgttttatgtatttgtagGTGCGGCATCCTGCAGATTGGAGACAGGATTCTGTCCATAAATGGAGTTCCTACTGAAGACTCCACCCTGGAGGAAACCAATCAGCTGCTCAGAGACTCGTCCATCACTGCTCAGCTCACACTGGAGATCGAGTTCGACGTGGCCggtacagacacagacacacacacacacacacacacacacacacacacacagacaaacacacacacacacacagacacacacacacacacacatacacacagatgacaaaagaataattcattgatcttgattaaataaatcagaCGTGTTGAGAGGagtgatattcatgagtgtgtttgtttggtgcagatccaaatatacATCTGCAGGTTCAGTTTGTAAgatgtagtgacatctagtggtgaagttacacaTTGCAATCGAGTGAACGCCTCCCTTCTCACTCACTGGATGAAAAACAATTGAAAGTCAATCAGAGCTTTTATATAGAAAATACCATTGGAAAATTATTTCAACAGAAATGTGATGAGGGCAGaaaaaacctctctctctctctgactccctctctctctctctccctctctctgactccctctctctctctctctctctccctctctctctctctccctctctctgactccctctctctctctccctctctccctctctccctctctctgactccctctctctctctctccctctctctgactctctctctctctctctctccctctctctctctctctctctctctctctctctctctctccctctctctctctctccctctctctgactccctctctctgactccctctctctctctctctctctctctctctctgactctctctctctctctctctctctctctctctctctctccctctctctctctctctctctctctctctctccctctctctgactccctctctctctctctctctctccctctctctgactccctctctctccctctctctctctctccctctctctgactccctctctctctctctctctctctctgactctccctctctctctctctctctctctctctctctctgactccctctctctctctctctctctctccctctctctgactccctctctctctctctctctctctctctgactccctctctctctctctccctctctctctctctccctctctctgactccctctctctctctctctctctgactctccctctctctctctctctctctctccctctctctgactccctctctctctctctctgactccctctctctctctctctctctgactccctctctctctctctccctctctctctctctccctctctctgactccctctctctctctctctctctgactctccctctctctctctctctctctctccctctctctgactccctctctctctctctccctctctctctctctccctctctctgactccctctctctctctctctctctgactctccctctctctctctctctctccctctctctctctctccctctctctgactccctctctctctctctctctctgactctccctctctctctctctctctctctccctctctctgactccctctctctgactccctctctctctctctctgactccctctctctctctctctctgactccctctctctgactccctctctctctctctctgactccctctctctgactccctctctccttctctcacagAGTCGGTCATCCCGAGTTCTGGAACGTTCCACGTGAAGCTGCCAAAGAAACCGGGGGTGGAGCTGGGAATCACCATCAGCTGTGAGTCCTCCtcagtttcctcctcatctcacTGACGAAGCAGTTTTCACTTTCACGGAGTTTAGTTTATTCATCAGGTCAAAGTGACTTTATTATGTGAGTCTGGAATAAACACGTAGACGGAAACTGAACTGGTTGTGACAAACGTTTCTTATCTGTGTGCAGCTCCGTCCAACAGGAAACCAGGAGATCCTCTGATCATCTCTGACATCAAGAAAGGCAGCGTcgcacacaggtacacacacacacatgacctataaactacacacacacacacaacctataaactatacatacacacacggcctataaactacacacacacacacacgacctataaactacacacacacacaatcacacacacaacctataaactatacatacacacacacgacctATAAactacacacaatcacacacatgacctataaactacacacacacgctacagAATGTGATGGTAGAATAAACTCACATTAAAGTGTCAGATGTGTTGAAGCTCGGTCAGCTGTCTGTAGGTGGCTGGTTAATTAGgctaacgtgtgtgtgtgtgtgtgtgtgtgtgtgtgtgtgtgtgtgtgtgtgtgtgtgtgtgtgtgtgtgtgtgtgtgtgtgtgtgtgtgtgtgtgtgtgtgtgtgtgtgtgtgtgtgtgtgtgtgtggtttataggtcatgtgtgttggagtgtgtgaaGCAGATAATATGAGTTAAAGAGCTTCAGTCACCAGCAGAGAGCATCTGTTCACTGTGACTCACTTTAAACAGACACATCACATTCATCACAAtctatgtttatatttatttatgtttttccagGACGGGGACGCTGGAGCTCGGAGACAAGCTGCTCGCCATCGATAACATCCGTGTGGAGAGCTGCTCGATGGAGGAGGCCGTTCAGATCCTGCAGCAGTGCGAGGAACTCGTCAAGCTCAAGATCCGCAAAGACGAAGACAACTCAGGTTTTATTTCTCACTGAATTCACTgcagattattacattttttttattaaatgatttctTTCTTCACCTGTTGAATGAATCTTTATTGACGTGTTCCAGACGAACAGGAAGTGTCCGGCACCATCATCTacactgtggagctgcagcggTACGGTGGCCCACTGGGAATCACCATCTCAGGCACCGAGGAGCCGTTCGACCCCATCATCATCTCCTCGCTGACTAAGGGCGGGCTGGCCGAGAGGTAAACACGTAACCTACACCTTTAATTTAATATGTGAATATTTGGtgcttttctgtttcattaacaacagtgaaattaatattttgGGTTTCCTGACTCTTTATCCAAATAAGacttttaaatagattttaataATTTACCAGAACAGgaatatttccctttttctgaattaaaataaattaataatcatccttctacacacacaatataaaacatCCACCAAAGAAAATccaataaataacaataaatatataaaacaaaagagagaaatcaTGTAACAAAAAGACTTAGTTTCAGTTTTCCTGTAAAGACTCAACCGACGCTGCAGAACGTAAATCAACAGAAAGAAGATTTAATAATGTTGAACATTTAAAGTCAACACTGATTTAATTCAACGCTGAAAcaaactgtgtctgtttgtctgtgaaacATTAAAGAGACGAATCGTacagatgtgacagatgtgCTCCGATCAGGCTGAAGTGGAGAAGGTCGCCCTCTGCAgctcataataaataatacaactTCATTCAACTTGtacatcatgttttattctccttcgactttatttttatcacagtCATTATCACGTGGcagtaaatattttataaacatttttgtattataCTATATAGAGTCTAAAGTTTAGcataaataaaagcatatattaaacacaaactgtgaaataaTAACCTTgagaatatttaatttattttaaacatgaactGAGTGAACAGATAAATTGTGCTAAGATGTTGGGAAAGTGGACAATGTCGCCCTCTGCTGCTCATAACAAATACAACAACTTCAactttatcatttgttttcttgcagtAAATAATCTTAtataattcagaaaaaaataactttacacataaaaatttacaaaatctataaaaaaataaagagattaaagttgtaaattcagttttaacCCCCACCTGGGCACGTCCAGAAATCAACCAGGAGCTGGATAACAAACAGATCTGACTTTGTGGTAGCGCCCCCTGGTGCTTTGAATATGttgtcaaataaaacagaaacacaattatttaaaaaatataacattataatataataattgtgtgtgtgtgtgtgtgtgtgtgtgtgtgtgtgtgtgtgtgtgtgtgtgtgtgtgtgtgtgtgtgtgtgtgtgtgtgtgtgtgtgtgtgtgtgtgtgtgtgtgtgttaggactGGTGCGATCCACGTGGGAGATCGTATCCTGGcgatcaacagcagcagcctgaaggGGAAGCCTCTGAGCGAAGCCATCAGTCTGCTGCAGCAGGCGGGCGAGACGGTGACGCTGAAGATCAAGAAGCAGGGCGAGCGTACGTTAAGTTATTTTGGTGCAGCAGCtactttaaactgtttttaaagacCACaggtaaaaaataaacttttcctTTATGTTTTCTTAAAGTGTCGAGTCCGAAGTCGTGCGTGATTGGTCCAGGTCTGAGCTCGGGGGTGGGGCTCGGTCAGGAGAACCAGGACGGGGAGGAGGAGCCTGTCATCATGGTCGTGCCTCCATCGAGCCAGAGAGCGTTCAGCACGTTACCGTCCGTCGACAGCGCCGTGGAGTCGTGGGACGGATCCAACATGGACAGCAGCTTCACCTCGCCGGGTAGgaacctgacctctgacccctgagcTTCGTCTGTGAATCAGGACTTTGGACAGTttttaatacttaaataaacaagtattatttttttgtacaaTGGTGAATACGTTCATCAGTTTGAATCCACACATGAACGATCTTCTTGgtttgtctgcagctccagcgTTTCAGTCGTCTCCGTACACGTTCCACGAGTGGCGCAACGCCAAGACGATCAACAGCCAATCATCGTCCTCAGCTCGCCAGCGAGCCAATCCGCTGTCAGATCTGGGCCTGAGTGATGACGACTGGGACCGCCCACCACTCGGAGGgtgagacaggcagagacagagaaaaactaaatgctACACAAGTTTAAATTAGAACAGATTTAAAGTGaaggtgaaaatataaaacctgTTTATATGATATGATAATAACAGCCTGGATGACTGAAACTAGGAAACTACGCTGACACAAAGAAACAActgatataaataaagatttccACAGCTGCTTTTCACACGACTTTAGCATGTTAGCGTTTCTTATTCCAGTCGGTGGCGGTTGCTAGCGGCGAGCTAGCAGCAGTAACatcagtgtgtctctgtctgcagaGCCTGTAACCTGCCCAGCGGTCTAATCTCTGACAGCAGGTATCACACtgatctttgacctttaacccccCCACACAGTCCTGTCTGACCTCCAGCTGACCCCTCACctggtgacctttgacccccgcCACACTGACACATACACCGGATGGACGTGTATGTCGTCAGCTCCCGCCCACTCTCACCAGCATGACCTGTCCGTCAccagcctcctctgtgtgtgtgtgtgtgtgtgtgtgtgtcaggctgtTCTCTGATTGGCTAACCCGTCACCTTCTCCTCCAGGTTCACCGTGGGGCATGATGGGACCGAACCGGACCAGGAGGAGAACTTCTGGTCTCAGGCTCTGGAGGATCTGGAGACATGTGGACAGAGTGGCATCCTCAGGGAGCTGGAGGTGAGTGGCTCCGTCAACAAAACTCATGATGTCTCAAATGTGAGAATCAGTCGAACAAGAACTTTACAACTtcaatctgcagcagcaggaatatcagtgtttgagtgtttgagtgtttcAGTGTGAACTCTTCAAGCTGCTAAaggtttttatgttgtttggaAATGCAGCAGTAAATCTTAGCGACtgagctgaaaagaaaaatgactccTTCTCTTCCAGGAGACTGATCAGCAGACGCACCTCCTCGCTCTggtatcctcctcctcctcctcttcctcctcctcctcctcctcctcctccttcctcccccctctccactaactctcctctgtcctcttctctctgtaacTGGACATTTTCTTCTAGCGTCATCAAACGTCCAACGTGTTATCTGTTTTTGAATGTGACTCTAACCGCACCCCCCAGCAGCAAGCTACCAACCATGGTGACGTTATTGTGACATCTTAGTGACATCACCCAGCTTCTGGCCAATCATGTGGCAGAGTCATGTTGCACCAGGCATGGCAGTTTGAGCAAGGCATGCTGGGAGAGCTTGTGCAAGGCCTGATGGGTAGTTTGTTTTGCCGTCTTGAAGCAGATCTGTCAGTCATGCATGCGTCTGATGAGTCCttgattctgattggctgaggagTGACCGTCTGTTGAGTGACGTGAAAAAAATTAGGTAGGAAGTAGAATCTCAGTAGAAACAGTAGATTCTTCAAGTGGAATCAGATCCTGAACATGACAGGAGTAGAACCAGAGGAGAACAGTAGATCCTCAAATTAGATCCTGAGAGTAGATCAAGTTCTCAGAAACTTTTTAActgtaaagacagaaacaactaaataaaatgtcagtaGAACGTCAGTAAAATCCATCACAGTAGAATCTGTCAGTAGAACCCGTCTGTAGCAACCTGTGCTGGTGTGATCATGCTAGCTGGGGTCAAAGGTCGTGCACCCAGGTTTCCTTCAGTCACCATGTTTTTGTTGGATCCAAGAGAGAATCTTTCACACGCTGTCCTCTGATTGGATGGTTCTGATTCACTGGCTTTCTCTGATTGGCTTTCTCCAGGCAACCATCATGTCGGGCTCCACCCTCAGTCTGAACCATGACCCCACCCCCCTGCGCAGCACTCTGGGACGCCAGGCGAGTTTTCAGGAACGCAGCAGCAACCGACCCCAGGTGACTGTTGGACTAAACCTGTCACGTCGTCGAtattactgtttgtgtgtttaacgtTTTTAAGAATTATTCCTGTGAACTTTTCCAGGTGACGCCGAGGTCCAACACCTTACCCTCTGACCCCCAACGCCGAGCCTTTGCcatgaggaagatgaggcaGGAAGTCAATGAGATCCTAAACcagaaccctgtggaactccATAAGGTGAGCATTGACCACTGAGAACCACacgtcaccatgacaacacgGTAATCCTCAGGTTCTGGTCCTAACAGAGGGTGTTTATATTTGTAGTTGACTCTGGAGAAGGCCTCGGACCTGGAGGACTttggtttcagtgtttctgatgGTTTGTTGGACCGTGGCGTCTACGTTAACAACATCCGACCTGGGGGTCCGGCAGAGCGGGGCGGCCTCCGAGCCTATGACCGAATATTACAGGTAAAAAACCCAGACCCGGTGGGCACGTGAACCTAAACTGTTACAGTGTTGTGAAGTATGTTGAGTTGTTTTCCCATCAAATGGCTGCTACTGAAAAAGATACGTCACCGCCCCTCATCCATTCTTCTGTTTTCCAGATTAACCACGTGCGCACCAGGGACTTTGACTGCTGCCTGGTCGTTCCTCTGATCGCAGAGTCTCCAAATCGCTTGGATCTCGTCATCAGTCGAAACCCCACCTCCTCTTGTCTGCTGGCCAATCACACTGATGGCATCACCAACAATAGTAGCCACTCCCCTCAGCCAATTGGCGGCGACCTGGGACCGTCTGAGCTTTGTATGGGCCAAGTAGATGATTGTGGTCCAATCAAGTGGAGCCAACCGGGAGATCTGCTGGGGGCAGCGTTTGGGGTGGGGCAGGTGAGTAATAGCTCCTTATAGCAGACAAACCTGGATCTAACTGGATTAAACTGGTTGTAACCAGACTGGAATAGAGGTCGATGACGAGAACAATACAACAAAGTTGAGTCAAACTGGTTCAGAGTGGACCCTCATGGTGCTACATACACCCCCTGGATGAACTTTGACGTTTAACCACTAAGTTTGACCCTTGAACTGCTAAAGGAGCCTGAAAGCACACAATTGACTGGAAAAACTCCTTACCTTTTCATCTGAACCAGTTCTGCAAACTGGTACTACTGGTGTCACTGGATCCCGAACTATGACCACTGATACTACTGGAACCACAACGCGAGCTACTGATACAAGATCGATGGGTCCTGGTTCTACGAGGCCACAGCCATGCCCCCTGGTTCTACTAAAGCTGGAGCTACAGGCAATGGTCTTACTGGTCTAAGATCAGTGGACACTGGTTCTACAAGCCAAGGACTAGGACCATTGGCCCTACTGGAACTAGAGCCACAGCCACTGGTCTTTCTGGTCAAAGACACTTGTGTTCTGGTATTCGAGGGAACAGAACCATGGCTAGTTGTCCTACTGAAGCCAGAACCTCAGCCACTGGTCTTACTGGTCTAAGATCAATGGTTAATGGCTCTACAAGCCTAGAACAAGGGCTACTTGTCCCACTGAAAATAGAGCCATGGCCAGTGGTCTTACTGGTCCAAGACACATGGGTTCTGGTCTTGGTGGTAACAGAATCCTGGCTACTGATTCAACCGAAGCCTGAGCCAGCTGTCTTACCTGTTCCTAGACATGGCTCTGGTTCATGGTCTCAGGGTCAAAGAACCATAGGTATTAAACCTACTGAAGCCAGAGCCATAGCCACTAGTCTTACTGGTCCAAGACATGGTTCTTGCTCATGGTCCTGGTGGTTACAGAATCAAGTCTGCTGCCTCTACA
Above is a genomic segment from Hippoglossus hippoglossus isolate fHipHip1 chromosome 23, fHipHip1.pri, whole genome shotgun sequence containing:
- the grip1 gene encoding glutamate receptor-interacting protein 1 isoform X7, with the translated sequence MMERFLALLRLLSRRRRGRRYRADDDYQEGYEDVYYYTSKYNTHLLNEGPYGKHATGPRPPDGALAIRRQSIPDEFRGCSVVELMKKEGTTLGLTVSGGIDKDGKPRVSNLRQGGIAARSDQLNVGDYIRAVNGINLSKFRHDEIISLLKNVGERVVLEVEYELPPVSVQGSGVLFKNVEVTLHKDGNSFGFVIRGGAHEDRNKSRPIVVTTIRQGGPADREGTVKPGDRLLSIDGIRLHGSTLSEAMSILKQCGQEATLLLEYDVSVMDSVATASGPLLVEVAKASGSSLGVALSTSMFCSKQVIIIDKVKPASIADRCGALHAGDHILSVDGKSMEFCSLAEATQLLSASCQTVRMEILPQHQARPALNAPQHVKVQRSPRPLPWETGNSAPVHPPYHYNTYHPDQSGSRSHNRHTNNPPLSHSFSPGSMSAYSLSSLNMSTLPRNMYPTSPRGTLMRRKAKKKDFKSSLSLASSTVGLAGQVVHTETTEVTLLGDGIMGFGLQLQGGVFATETLSSPPLIAYIDPDSPAERCGILQIGDRILSINGVPTEDSTLEETNQLLRDSSITAQLTLEIEFDVAESVIPSSGTFHVKLPKKPGVELGITISSPSNRKPGDPLIISDIKKGSVAHRTGTLELGDKLLAIDNIRVESCSMEEAVQILQQCEELVKLKIRKDEDNSDEQEVSGTIIYTVELQRYGGPLGITISGTEEPFDPIIISSLTKGGLAERTGAIHVGDRILAINSSSLKGKPLSEAISLLQQAGETVTLKIKKQGELSSPKSCVIGPGLSSGVGLGQENQDGEEEPVIMVVPPSSQRAFSTLPSVDSAVESWDGSNMDSSFTSPAPAFQSSPYTFHEWRNAKTINSQSSSSARQRANPLSDLGLSDDDWDRPPLGGACNLPSGLISDSRFTVGHDGTEPDQEENFWSQALEDLETCGQSGILRELEVRM
- the grip1 gene encoding glutamate receptor-interacting protein 1 isoform X1, coding for MMERFLALLRLLSRRRRGRRYRADDDYQEGYEDVYYYTSKYNTHLLNEGPYGKHATGPRPPDGALAIRRQSIPDEFRGCSVVELMKKEGTTLGLTVSGGIDKDGKPRVSNLRQGGIAARSDQLNVGDYIRAVNGINLSKFRHDEIISLLKNVGERVVLEVEYELPPVSVQGSGVLFKNVEVTLHKDGNSFGFVIRGGAHEDRNKSRPIVVTTIRQGGPADREGTVKPGDRLLSIDGIRLHGSTLSEAMSILKQCGQEATLLLEYDVSVMDSVATASGPLLVEVAKASGSSLGVALSTSMFCSKQVIIIDKVKPASIADRCGALHAGDHILSVDGKSMEFCSLAEATQLLSASCQTVRMEILPQHQARPALNAPQHVKVQRSPRPLPWETGNSAPVHPPYHYNTYHPDQSGSRSHNRHTNNPPLSHSFSPGSMSAYSLSSLNMSTLPRNMYPTSPRGTLMRRKAKKKDFKSSLSLASSTVGLAGQVVHTETTEVTLLGDGIMGFGLQLQGGVFATETLSSPPLIAYIDPDSPAERCGILQIGDRILSINGVPTEDSTLEETNQLLRDSSITAQLTLEIEFDVAESVIPSSGTFHVKLPKKPGVELGITISSPSNRKPGDPLIISDIKKGSVAHRTGTLELGDKLLAIDNIRVESCSMEEAVQILQQCEELVKLKIRKDEDNSDEQEVSGTIIYTVELQRYGGPLGITISGTEEPFDPIIISSLTKGGLAERTGAIHVGDRILAINSSSLKGKPLSEAISLLQQAGETVTLKIKKQGELSSPKSCVIGPGLSSGVGLGQENQDGEEEPVIMVVPPSSQRAFSTLPSVDSAVESWDGSNMDSSFTSPAPAFQSSPYTFHEWRNAKTINSQSSSSARQRANPLSDLGLSDDDWDRPPLGGACNLPSGLISDSRFTVGHDGTEPDQEENFWSQALEDLETCGQSGILRELEETDQQTHLLALATIMSGSTLSLNHDPTPLRSTLGRQASFQERSSNRPQVTPRSNTLPSDPQRRAFAMRKMRQEVNEILNQNPVELHKLTLEKASDLEDFGFSVSDGLLDRGVYVNNIRPGGPAERGGLRAYDRILQINHVRTRDFDCCLVVPLIAESPNRLDLVISRNPTSSCLLANHTDGITNNSSHSPQPIGGDLGPSELCMGQVDDCGPIKWSQPGDLLGAAFGVGQVSNSSL
- the grip1 gene encoding glutamate receptor-interacting protein 1 isoform X2, yielding MMERFLALLRLLSRRRRGRRYRADDDYQEGYEDVYYYTSKYNTHLLNEGPYGKHATGPRPPDGALAIRRQSIPDEFRGCSVVELMKKEGTTLGLTVSGGIDKDGKPRVSNLRQGGIAARSDQLNVGDYIRAVNGINLSKFRHDEIISLLKNVGERVVLEVEYELPPVSVQGSGVLFKNVEVTLHKDGNSFGFVIRGGAHEDRNKSRPIVVTTIRQGGPADREGTVKPGDRLLSIDGIRLHGSTLSEAMSILKQCGQEATLLLEYDVSVMDSVATASGPLLVEVAKASGSSLGVALSTSMFCSKQVIIIDKVKPASIADRCGALHAGDHILSVDGKSMEFCSLAEATQLLSASCQTVRMEILPQHQARPALNAPQHVKVQRSPRPLPWETGNSAPVHPPYHYNTYHPDQSGSRSHNRHTNNPPLSHSFSPGSMSAYSLSSLNMSTLPRNMYPTSPRGTLMRRKAKKKDFKSSLSLASSTVGLAGQVVHTETTEVTLLGDGIMGFGLQLQGGVFATETLSSPPLIAYIDPDSPAERCGILQIGDRILSINGVPTEDSTLEETNQLLRDSSITAQLTLEIEFDVAESVIPSSGTFHVKLPKKPGVELGITISSPSNRKPGDPLIISDIKKGSVAHRTGTLELGDKLLAIDNIRVESCSMEEAVQILQQCEELVKLKIRKDEDNSDEQEVSGTIIYTVELQRYGGPLGITISGTEEPFDPIIISSLTKGGLAERTGAIHVGDRILAINSSSLKGKPLSEAISLLQQAGETVTLKIKKQGELSSPKSCVIGPGLSSGVGLGQENQDGEEEPVIMVVPPSSQRAFSTLPSVDSAVESWDGSNMDSSFTSPAPAFQSSPYTFHEWRNAKTINSQSSSSARQRANPLSDLGLSDDDWDRPPLGGACNLPSGLISDSRFTVGHDGTEPDQEENFWSQALEDLETCGQSGILRELEATIMSGSTLSLNHDPTPLRSTLGRQASFQERSSNRPQVTPRSNTLPSDPQRRAFAMRKMRQEVNEILNQNPVELHKLTLEKASDLEDFGFSVSDGLLDRGVYVNNIRPGGPAERGGLRAYDRILQINHVRTRDFDCCLVVPLIAESPNRLDLVISRNPTSSCLLANHTDGITNNSSHSPQPIGGDLGPSELCMGQVDDCGPIKWSQPGDLLGAAFGVGQVSNSSL
- the grip1 gene encoding glutamate receptor-interacting protein 1 isoform X5; the encoded protein is MPGWKKNIPACLQPDQEGDEGPYGKHATGPRPPDGALAIRRQSIPDEFRGCSVVELMKKEGTTLGLTVSGGIDKDGKPRVSNLRQGGIAARSDQLNVGDYIRAVNGINLSKFRHDEIISLLKNVGERVVLEVEYELPPVSVQGSGVLFKNVEVTLHKDGNSFGFVIRGGAHEDRNKSRPIVVTTIRQGGPADREGTVKPGDRLLSIDGIRLHGSTLSEAMSILKQCGQEATLLLEYDVSVMDSVATASGPLLVEVAKASGSSLGVALSTSMFCSKQVIIIDKVKPASIADRCGALHAGDHILSVDGKSMEFCSLAEATQLLSASCQTVRMEILPQHQARPALNAPQHVKVQRSPRPLPWETGNSAPVHPPYHYNTYHPDQSGSRSHNRHTNNPPLSHSFSPGSMSAYSLSSLNMSTLPRNMYPTSPRGTLMRRKAKKKDFKSSLSLASSTVGLAGQVVHTETTEVTLLGDGIMGFGLQLQGGVFATETLSSPPLIAYIDPDSPAERCGILQIGDRILSINGVPTEDSTLEETNQLLRDSSITAQLTLEIEFDVAESVIPSSGTFHVKLPKKPGVELGITISSPSNRKPGDPLIISDIKKGSVAHRTGTLELGDKLLAIDNIRVESCSMEEAVQILQQCEELVKLKIRKDEDNSDEQEVSGTIIYTVELQRYGGPLGITISGTEEPFDPIIISSLTKGGLAERTGAIHVGDRILAINSSSLKGKPLSEAISLLQQAGETVTLKIKKQGELSSPKSCVIGPGLSSGVGLGQENQDGEEEPVIMVVPPSSQRAFSTLPSVDSAVESWDGSNMDSSFTSPAPAFQSSPYTFHEWRNAKTINSQSSSSARQRANPLSDLGLSDDDWDRPPLGGACNLPSGLISDSRFTVGHDGTEPDQEENFWSQALEDLETCGQSGILRELEETDQQTHLLALATIMSGSTLSLNHDPTPLRSTLGRQASFQERSSNRPQVTPRSNTLPSDPQRRAFAMRKMRQEVNEILNQNPVELHKLTLEKASDLEDFGFSVSDGLLDRGVYVNNIRPGGPAERGGLRAYDRILQINHVRTRDFDCCLVVPLIAESPNRLDLVISRNPTSSCLLANHTDGITNNSSHSPQPIGGDLGPSELCMGQVDDCGPIKWSQPGDLLGAAFGVGQVSNSSL